A genomic window from Lotus japonicus ecotype B-129 chromosome 1, LjGifu_v1.2 includes:
- the LOC130749708 gene encoding uncharacterized protein LOC130749708: MADMALDDLIPEFELEGDETVALDIGEAEVDPNLGVDVWLVGRILSPNKVEPRVFRSVMRRFWESRNCLDICHVGMNLFSIKFGSTRDRDLVLRGGPWFFSRQLIALSIFDTAVNPAAIPITRVPFWVQAHGLPYTLRTEKMARSLGESLGGFLDWDKYEGNRYGVSLHIRAWINIGSPLRRGQMVTAKGKAPVKVAFKYEKLTNFCYRCGKIDHVLRDCELLEDGGATKYGNWLRAEGEGEHRYGGRREDAGYEGDEYQFDKNEGEAQHENSAKNDEDNNLNLSQGGIPSGGDGNKKNNSREMRAREEVHEGPKSARIQSTSEGKQPEYVFGSTNYGTKTKEQKNKNRGVVIRDGTGQDARKSNSYTPMKRASVSSSTLGPMSTGYTPPLKKQTTDDGLGLAEAADEQSRPPQ; the protein is encoded by the coding sequence ATGGCCGATATGGCACTTGATGATCTGATACCGGAGTTCGAACTAGAGGGTGATGAGACCGTTGCCCTGGATATTGGTGAGGCGGAGGTTGACCCGAATCTGGGGGTTGACGTATGGCTTGTGGGTCGGATCCTGTCACCAAACAAGGTGGAGCCTCGCGTTTTTCGTAGCGTTATGCGACGCTTCTGGGAGTCGCGAAATTGCCTGGACATCTGCCATGTTGGCATGAATCTGTTCTCTATCAAATTTGGCTCAACACGAGATAGGGACCTAGTACTACGGGGAGGTCCGTGGTTCTTCAGTAGACAATTGATTGCGTTGAGCATCTTCGACACCGCTGTTAATCCAGCAGCTATCCCAATCACTCGAGTCCCTTTTTGGGTCCAAGCTCATGGCCTGCCTTACACTCTACGTACCGAGAAGATGGCACGTTCCCTTGGTGAATCTCTTGGTGGTTTTCTGGACTGGGACAAGTATGAGGGCAACAGATATGGTGTCAGCTTGCATATCCGTGCTTGGATCAACATTGGTTCACCCCTGCGTCGGGGTCAGATGGTTACGGCGAAAGGCAAGGCTCCTGTGAAAGTAGCCTTCAAGTACGAGAAACTAACCAATTTTTGTTACCGCTGTGGGAAAATAGATCACGTCCTCAGAGATtgtgagttacttgaggatggCGGGGCAACCAAATATGGTAACTGGCTGCGGGCGGAGGGTGAAGGCGAGCATCGTTATGGGGGCCGGCGTGAGGATGCAGGCTATGAAGGTGATGAGTATCAGTTTGATAAGAATGAGGGAGAGGCACAGCATGAGAATTCTGCTAAGAATGATGAGGACAATAATTTGAATTTGAGCCAAGGTGGGATACCAAGTGGCGGTGATGGAAACAAAAAGAATAATTCAAGGGAGATGCGTGCCAGGGAGGAGGTTCACGAGGGACCAAAGTCAGCAAGGATACAAAGCACAAGTGAAGGAAAGCAACCAGAATATGTGTTTGGAAGTACTAATTATGGGACAAAAACAAAAgagcaaaaaaacaaaaatagaggTGTTGTTATCCGTGATGGAACAGGTCAAGATGCAAGAAAGAGCAATAGCTACACTCCAATGAAGAGGGCTAGTGTGTCTTCTTCCACTCTAGGGCCAATGAGCACGGGGTACACACCCCCTTTGAAGAAACAAACTACAGATGATGGATTGGGATTGGCGGAGGCTGCGGATGAGCAGtcccgcccacctcaatga
- the LOC130749749 gene encoding uncharacterized protein LOC130749749, whose amino-acid sequence METKLYAAEALRHRGICGLQNIFPVQCAGRGRSRAGGLCLWWRSDIQLEVLNASLNHILCNILHPEEQNHMLMVGLYGFPEERRKIDTWNLIKGLMPSSSMACLVIGDFNDVLSPFDKLGGDPPDLSHIQWVNQVCSDCGLREVDFSGKRFTWSNNRTTLGTIEERLDLALVNDEWNALWPATSLVHFQRHQSDHSPILLTCGARRGRKELKRTRLFRFEEMWLQEGNECAEVVAETWCNGGPDLLSRLSEVSSALDGWGKAKFGDLPRKISDQQAWLQELQRKTQTEQVIMASHEAAKELDSLLEQEEIWWSQRSRATWLKHGDKNSKFFHHKASQRRKRNMIELIRDDRGRKYEEDKDISSVLMDYFTNLFATSNPSGVEEATSLVAGRISPSHLETLSEPFTKEEVEQALFQMHPTKHQSAFVPGRLITDNALIAYECFHFMKKKITGRNGIMALKLDMSKAYDRIEWSFLESVLKSMGFPAAWLSGIKISRRAPVISHLLFADDSVMFARARVEEAQCLKQILATYERVSGQMINLDKSMLSVSRNVHDNCFHELKQLLNVKAVEGYDKYLGLPTIIGKSKTQIFNFVKERVWKKLKGWKEKFLSRAGREILTKPVAQAIPSYVMSCFVLPDGICAYIDRMISKFFWGGDPARQSLHWTKWENLCKGKMEGGLGF is encoded by the exons ATGGAAACCAAGTTATACGCAGCCGAGGCTCTTCGTCATAGAGGTATTTGTGGGTTACAAAACATCTTTCCAGTTCAGTGTGCAGGGAGAGGGAGATCTAGAGCAGGAGGTCTTTGTTTGTGGTGGCGTAGTGATATTCAACTTGAGGTTCTTAATGCATCTTTGAATCACATTTTGTGCAATATTCTGCATCCAGAGGAGCAAAATCATATGCTCATGGTGGGTTTATATGGCTTCCCGGAGGAGCGTCGTAAGATCGACACATGGAACCTTATAAAAGGTTTAATGCCGAGCAGCTCCATGGCTTGTCTTGTTATTGGTGATTTTAATGACGTCCTTTCCCCCTTTGACAAATTGGGTGGGGACCCGCCTGACCTAAGTCACATTCAGTGGGTTAATCAAGTGTGTAGTGACTGTGGGTTGAGGGAGGTTGATTTCTCCGGGAAACGCTTTACTTGGTCTAATAATAGAACAACTCTAGGGACGATTGAGGAGCGCCTTGATTTGGCTCTTGTTAATGATGAGTGGAACGCTTTATGGCCAGCAACCTCTTTAGTGCACTTTCAGAGGCACCAGTCAGATCATAGTCCGATTCTTCTGACCTGTGGTGCTCGCAGAGGTCGGAAAGAGCTGAAGAGGACTCGACTTTTCAGATTTGAAGAAATGTGGCTTCAGGAAGGGAATGAGTGTGCGGAAGTGGTAGCAGAGACTTGGTGTAACGGAGGTCCTGATCTCCTTTCCAGACTTTCTGAGGTTAGTAGTGCTCTTGACGGTTGGGGGAAAGCTAAATTTGGGGATTTACCGAGGAAAATTTCAGATCAGCAAGCCTGGTTACAAGAGCTTCAGCGGAAAACACAAACTGAACAAGTGATTATGGCGTCTCATGAGGCGGCAAAGGAACTAGACTCTTTGTTAGAACAAGAAGAGATTTGGTGGAGCCAGAGATCGCGGGCAACTTGGCTCAAACACGGGGATAAAAATTCAAAGTTTTTCCATCATAAAGCATCCCAACGGAGGAAGAGGAATATGATCGAGTTGATTAGAGATGATAGAGGCAGAAAATACGAAGAGGACAAAGATATATCGAGTGTCCTAATGGACTATTTTACTAACCTTTTTGCCACTTCAAACCCTTCGGGGGTGGAGGAGGCCACTTCTCTTGTTGCAGGTCGCATCTCACCCTCCCATTTGGAAACTCTTTCAGAGCCTTTTACAAAGGAGGAGGTTGAACAAGCCCTATTTCAGATGCACCCGACAAAGCACCAG AGTGCCTTTGTTCCAGGGCGTTTGATAACCGATAATGCTTTGATAGCATATGAGTGCTTTcattttatgaagaagaaaatcacTGGCCGCAATGGCATTATGGCGCTTAAATTGGACATGTCCAAAGCGTATGACCGTATTGAATGGTCCTTTTTGGAGTCGGTTCTTAAGAGTATGGGTTTTCCAGCAGCGTGG CTTAGTGGCATTAAAATTAGTAGGCGTGCTCCTGTTATTTCACACTTGCTCTTTGCAGATGATAGTGTGATGTTTGCACGTGCGAGGGTGGAAGAGGCCCAGTGTTTGAAGCAGATCCTTGCTACCTATGAACGAGTTTCTGGCCAGATGATCAACCTTGATAAGTCTATGCTTTCCGTGAGCCGAAATGTGCATGATAATTGTTTCCATGAGCTTAAGCAGCTGTTGAATGTTAAGGCGGTTGAAGGTTATGACAAGTATTTGGGTTTACCAACTATCATCGGTAAGTCTAAAACccaaatatttaattttgtcaAGGAAAGAGTTTGGAAAAAGCTTAAAGGGTGGAAGGAAAAGTTTCTTTCAAGAGCTGGGAGGGAAATTTTAACTAAACCTGTGGCACAAGCAATTCCTTCTTATGTTATGTCTTGCTTTGTCTTGCCTGATGGTATTTGTGCATATATTGACCGCATGATTTCCAAGTTTTTCTGGGGCGGCGATCCAGCTCGCCAAAGCTTACATTGGACCAAGTGGGAAAATCTTTGTAAAGGAAAAATGGAAGGTGGCCTTGGCTTTTGA
- the LOC130725876 gene encoding uncharacterized protein LOC130725876 has protein sequence MASCVPCSSGSGSVLISKAIVSKSVFLSPIRIALNVDGTASSSFSRNSRLRIRVSMVDSSSNFAKRIERAWLISQQPTPIVCSSCNSKGHIECKWCAGTGFFIIGDNMLCEVPSRNTSCIICTGKGSTCCSNCQGTGFRAKWLEEPPTSE, from the exons ATGGCTAGTTGTGTACCTTGTAGTTCAGGTTCTGGATCTGTGCTCATTTCCAAAGCAATAGTGAGCAAAAGTGTCTTCCTATCACCAATTCGTATTGCGCTGAATGTGGACGGAACCGCAAGTTCCAGTTTCAGCAGAAACTCTCGCTTACGCATCCGGGTTTCAATGGTTGATTCCTCCTCCAATTTCGCCAAGCGAATCGAACGAGCCTGGTTAATCTCTCAG CAACCAACGCCGATCGTGTGTTCATCTTGCAACTCAAAAGGGCATATTGAATGCAAATGGTGCGCGGGTACTGGTTTTTTTATTATTGGAGACAACATGCTTTGCGAAGTCCCATCCAGAAACACTAGCTGTATTATTTGCACTGGAAAG GGATCAACTTGCTGCTCGAATTGTCAAGGAACAGGCTTTCGTGCAAAGTGGTTGGAAGAACCTCCTACATCCGAGTAG
- the LOC130749700 gene encoding lariat debranching enzyme has product MKIAVEGCMHGDLDKVYKTLQHMEKTQNTKIDLLLCCGDFQAVRNENDLKSLNVLPKYREMKSFWKYYSGLEVAPYPTIFIGGNHEASNYLWELYYGGWVAPNIYYLGAAGVVRFGNIRIGGLSGIFNGRHYNLGHFERPPYDQSTIRSVYHVREYDVQKLNQVQEPIDIFLSHDWPVRITDYGDWEELVRKKSYFKQEIEEKRLGSKPAALLLERLKPHYWFSAHLHCKFSALVQHGEGGPLTKFLALDKCIPGRDFLQIVEIESEPGPYEIQYDEEWLAITRRFNSIFPLTTKGADFRAVNLEMEDCREWVRSRLRERGCKPFEFVKTAPCYDDPSQSSSDGAFTASPRNPQTESLLQLLELPYLLDRNPEEKNLSPYPSPSIQRGPVAYDNKDIPIDDVDDDDEDHCVVLSHKRITALVSMETRSLILSLLVSSLLILSFAVSFAASSLSFNFYAASCPTAEFIIRNAVSSSSSTDPSIPGKLLRLVFHDCFVEGCDASLMLQGNNTEQSDPGNRTVGGFSAIELAKRVLEMFCPGVVSCADIIALAARDAVEIAGGPRIQIPTGRRDGMVSVASNVRPNIVDTSFTMDEMMKLFSNKGLSLLDLVVLSGAHTIGTAHCNTFRDRFQEDSKGKLRPIDQTLDSSYANQLMKQCPVGAQPSATVNNDPETSMAFDNQYYRNLLAHKGLFQSDSVLLNNNSTRKIVEDFANDQDLFFENWGLSFLKLTSVGVKTDNEGEIRRSCGTTNA; this is encoded by the exons ATGAAGATAGCAGTGGAGGGTTGTATGCATGGCGATCTAGACAAGGTATACAAAACCCTCCAACACATGGAGAAAACCCAGAACACCAAAATCGACCTCCTCCTCTGTTGCGGCGATTTTCAAGCCGTGAGGAACGAGAATGATTTGAAGTCCCTCAACGTGCTTCCCAAATACCGCGAAATGAAATCCTTCTGGAAGTACTACTCTGGGTTAGAGGTTGCACCTTATCCCACCATCTTCATCGGTGGTAACCACGAAGCTTCCAATTACCTCTGGGAACT GTATTATGGAGGATGGGTTGCGCCTAATATCTACTACTTGGGCGCTGCTGGGGTGGTTAGGTTTGGGAATATCCGAATCGGTGGATTGTCTGGAATTTTCAATGGTCGTCACTataatttag GACACTTTGAGAGGCCTCCATATGATCAGAGCACCATCAGGTCTGTGTATCATGTTCGTGAATATGACGTTCAAAAACTTAACCAAGTTCAGGAACCCATTGACATTTTTCTCTCACATGATTGGCCGGTGAGAATCACTGATTATGGGGATTGGGAGGAGCTTGTTCGGAAGAAGAGTTATTTTAAGCAGGAG ATAGAAGAAAAAAGACTTGGGAGCAAACCTGCTGCCCTACTTCTAGAAAGATTGAAACCGCATTATTGGTTTTCAGCTCACTTACACTGCAAGTTTTCCGCTCTTGTTCAACACGGGGAAGGAGGTCCACTGACAAAATTCCTAGCACTTGATAAATGTATTCCAGGGCGTGATTTCTTACAG ATCGTGGAAATTGAATCGGAGCCAGGGCCTTATGAGATTCAGTATGATGAAGAATGGTTAGCGATAACACGGAGGTTCAACTCTATTTTTCCTCTGACCACCAAAGGTGCAGATTTTAG AGCTGTAAATCTTGAGATGGAAGATTGTCGTGAATGGGTTAGAAGCAGGCTACGAGAGAGGGGGTGCAAACCTTTTGAATTCGTTAAAACAGCTCCATGCTATGATGATCCTTCTCAATCCAGTTCTGATGGTGCTTTTACCG CGAGTCCTCGGAATCCTCAgacagaatctcttctgcagctTCTAGAGCTTCCTTATCTTCTTGATAGGAATCCTGAAGAAAAGAACTTGTCACCTTATCCTTCTCCTTCAATTCAAAGAG GTCCCGTTGCTTATGATAACAAGGACATTCCCATTGATGAtgtggatgatgatgatgaagat CACTGTGTTGTGTTGAGCCACAAAAGGATTACAGCCTTGGTTTCAATGGAGACAAGATCATTGATCCTTTCCTTACTAGTCTCTTCTCTTCTTATCCTTTCTTTTGCTGTCTCTTTTGCAGCTAGTAGCCTCTCTTTCAACTTCTATGCAGCTTCATGCCCAACAGCAGAGTTTATCATAAGAAATGCAGTTAGCTCTTCCTCCTCTACTGATCCTTCCATTCCTGGGAAGCTCCTCCGCTTGGTTTTCCATGATTGCTTTGTGGAG GGATGTGATGCGTCTTTGATGCTGCAAGGGAATAACACAGAACAAAGTGATCCAGGAAACAGAACTGTTGGAGGATTTTCAGCGATAGAATTAGCAAAAAGAGTCCTTGAGATGTTCTGTCCAGGAGTTGTTTCTTGTGCAGACATAATTGCTCTAGCTGCTAGAGATGCAGTTGAAATT GCTGGCGGACCAAGGATTCAGATTCCAACAGGTAGGAGAGATGGGATGGTTTCAGTGGCTTCAAATGTGAGACCAAACATTGTTGACACCAGTTTCACAATGGATGAGATGATGAAGCTCTTTTCCAACAAAGGATTATCTTTACTTGATCTTGTAGTCCTTTCAG GAGCTCATACCATAGGAACGGCTCATTGCAACACATTCAGAGATCGTTTCCAAGAAGACTCAAAGGGAAAGCTTAGACCCATTGACCAAACCCTTGATAGTAGCTATGCTAATCAGCTCATGAAACAGTGTCCTGTAGGTGCACAACCTTCTGCAACTGTGAACAACGATCCTGAAACATCTATGGCCTTTGACAACCAGTACTACAGAAATCTTCTAGCTCACAAAGGTCTTTTCCAGTCTGATTCTGTTCTGTTGAATAATAATAGCACAAGGAAAATAGTGGAAGATTTTGCAAATGATCAAGACCTTTTCTTTGAAAATTGGGGCTTGTCATTCCTGAAGCTCACCAGTGTTGGAGTAAAGACAGATAATGAGGGTGAAATAAGACGATCTTGTGGAACAACTAATGCATGA
- the LOC130725866 gene encoding protein TIC 55, chloroplastic, translated as MALINQFIFPTQTCFPLHVSASQSKQVLLWSLTSNPFKPVLPSSRRKNTKWGATADIKTAPLLDGEEDHKVLVGPSSEEERRGDRVVADYDWTEEWYPLYLTKNVPEDAPLGLKVFDKDLVLFRDGNGEFRCYEDRCPHRLAKLSEGQLIDGRIECLYHGWQFEGEGKCVKIPQLPADAKIPKSACVKTYEARDSQGVIWVWMSLKTPPNVSKIPWFENFARPGFQDVSTTHELPYDHSILLENLMDPAHVPISHDRTDWTAKREDAQPLSFEVAERTDRGFAGWWGREKDGSRPNFLRFGAPCVLQNNREIVDKNGETNYFSGLFLCRPTGQGKSMLIVRFGTTKRTPVAKLFPEWYFHQNASKVFEQDMGFLSSQNEILLKEKLPTKELYLNLKSSDTWVAEYRKWMDKVGHGMPYHFGHSTISLPKEPAVVEHAPAGLVAGLSASSPAKGGIGTMHAPNLANRYFRHVIHCKGCRTVVKAFQAWKNALTAVAVASAALAILVSGRQWKALLLVSASLCSVGVYACSTAIAMNTTNFIRTHRRL; from the exons ATGGCATTGATCAACCAATTCATCTTCCCCACTCAAACATGCTTCCCTTTGCATGTTTCAGCTTCACAATCCAAGCAAGTACTGCTTTGGTCTCTTACCTCAAACCCCTTCAAACCAGTTTTGCCATCATCAAGAAGGAAAAACACCAAGTGGGGTGCCACTGCAGACATCAAAACCGCACCTTTACTTGATGGGGAAGAAGATCACAAGGTTCTTGTTGGTCCTTCTAGCGAGGAGGAGCGAAGAGGTGACAGGGTTGTTGCAGATTATGACTGGACAGAGGAATGGTACCCTCTGTACCTCACTAAGAATGTTCCTGAAGATGCGCCTCTTGGTCTCAAAGTGTTTGATAAGGACCTTGTGTTGTTTAGAGATGGGAATGGCGAGTTTCGTTGTTATGAAGATCGATGCCCCCACAG GTTAGCAAAACTATCTGAAGGCCAGTTAATTGATGGAAGGATCGAATGCCTATACCATGGATGGCAATTTGAAGGCGAGGGAAAATGTGTGAAGATACCTCAG CTTCCAGCTGATGCCAAAATTCCTAAGTCAGCCTGTGTTAAAACATATGAGGCGAGGGACTCTCAAGGTGTTATTTGGGTATGGATGTCTCTAAAGACACCTCCAAATGTCAGTAAGATACCCTGGTTTGAGAACTTCGCGAGGCCAGGGTTTCAAGATGTCTCAACAACTCATGAACTCCCATATGATCATTCTATTCTTCTGGAAAACCTGATGGATCCTGCACATGTCCCAATCTCACATGATAGAACGGACTGGACTGCAAAAAGAGAGGATGCACAGCCACTGTCTTTTGAGGTGGCTGAACGAACCGATAGAGGGTTTGCAGGTTGGTGGGGCAGAGAGAAAGATGGCTCCAGGCCTAATTTCTTACGGTTCGGGGCTCCTTGTGTTCTGCAAAACAACAGAGAAATTGTTGataaaaatggtgagacaaactaCTTCAGCGGTCTGTTCCTATGTAGACCAACTGGGCAAGGGAAATCCATGCTGATAGTGAGGTTCGGAACAACGAAAAGAACTCCAGTCGCAAAACTGTTTCCTGAATGGTACTTCCATCAGAATGCAAGCAAGGTGTTTGAGCAAGACATGGGATTTCTATCATCCCAGAATGAAATTCTCTTGAAAGAGAAGCTTCCGACAAAGGAACTATATCTGAATCTAAAATCATCAGACACATGGGTTGCTGAATACAGAAAGTGGATGGACAAAGTGGGACATGGGATGCCTTATCACTTTGGTCACAGCACTATTTCCTTGCCCAAAGAGCCTGCTGTGGTTGAACATGCACCTGCTGGACTGGTTGCAGGACTATCAGCTTCATCTCCTGCCAAAGGGGGTATTGGAACAATGCATGCCCCAAATTTAGCCAACAGATATTTCAGGCATGTAATACATTGCAAAGGATGTAGAACAGTCGTCAAAGCTTTCCAAGCTTGGAAAAATGCCCTTACAGCTGTGGCAGTTGCATCAGCAGCATTGGCAATTCTAGTATCTGGGAGACAATGGAAAGCCCTTCTGTTGGTTTCGGCATCCCTGTGCTCTGTTGGAGTCTATGCTTGTTCAACTGCTATTGCAATGAATACTACAAACTTTATTAGGACACATAGGAGATTGTGA